Sequence from the Amycolatopsis sp. NBC_00345 genome:
CACCGATCCGCTCTCGCCGCCGCCCGAGGTGGCCGCGTTGCGCGCGGCGGCCCCGGTGACGGCCGTGCGGCTGGCCGGCGGCCAGCGGGCGTGGCTGGTGACCCGGCACGCGGACGTGCGCGCCGTGCTCGGGGACCCCCGGTTCAGCTCGGACATCTCGCGCCCGGGTTTCCCGGCGGTCCAGGCGGCCGCGCCGGCCGCGGTGCCCCCGGCCGCGTTCATGGCACTCGACCCACCGCGGCACACCCGCTACCGGTCCGCGCTCATCAACGAATTCGGCACCCGGCGGATCGCGGCGCTGCGACCGGCCATCCGCACGCTCGTGGACGAGCGGATCGCGCGGATGCGGGCCGCCGGCGGGCCGGCCGACCTGGTCGAGCACCTCGCGCTGCCGGTGCCGTCCCTGGTCATCTGCGCGTTGCTCGGTGTGCCCTTCGACCACGTCGACTACTTCCAGCAGCGCTCCCGCGTGGTGCTCAGCCGCTCCGCGACCACCGGCGAGGTGAGCCGCGCCAACCGGGAACTGGCCGAGCTGATCGCGGGGGTGATCGAGGCCAAGCGCGGCGAGCCGGGTGACGACGTGCTCAGCCGGCTGATCCGGCACGAGGCCGCCTTCACCGTCGAGGAGATGACCACGATGGCCGTCGTCCTGCTCACCGCGGGGCACGAGACCACCGCCAGCATGATCTCGTTCGGAGTGCTGAACCTGGTGCGGGAGCCGGGGGTCTGGGCGGCGATGGCCCGGCATCCGGAGCGGGCCGGGCCGGTGGTCGAGGAACTGCTGAGGCTGCTGACGGTCATCCAGTTCGGGGTGCCGCGGATGGCGACCGCGGACCTGGTGCTCGGCGGCGTGCGGATCAGGGCCGGCGACGGCGTCATCGCGTTGCTGGCCGGCGGCAACCTCGATCCGGACGCTTACCCCGACCCCGGCCGGCTGGACCCGCAACGCTCCGGCCCGCGCCATCTCGCCTTCGGCCACGGAATACACCTGTGCCTCGGCCACTCGCTCGCCAGAGCCGAGCTGGCGATCGTTTTCGAGGCTGCGTTCCGGGCATTTCCCGGTCTCAGAATGGCGGACCCCGGACAGCGGGTGGAGTTCGACGAAAACGCGTTCGTATACGGCCCGGAAAAGCTGATAGTCGACTGGTAGGACGCGGTAGAACACGCTGGCGCGCCTGGTGAAAACCACACCGGACGCGCTATTTGGCGTATTCAAAAACAATGATTGAGGCAATCGAGGTAATCTGATTTCGTGTCTTGACACCAGGCGGTCCAGGTTGAATTATTTGGACTGTCCGCATTTCATTAACCGTCGGTAGAGGAGGTGAAATATGTTTGACATGGACAATTTTGCCCGCGAGGTGATCGACCTGGTCGACGACTCCGGCCGGCTCGAGGTCCTGCTGCGCGGCGAGACCAACTGATCCGAGCGGGTGGGGTGCGGCGTCGCGACGGCGCACCCCACCCGTCGCGTCGTCTTGGAGGAAGAGGTTCCGGTGCTCGAAGTGGACGACGTGACGAGGACGTTCCGCGGCAGCCGCGGGCGGACGGTGCACGCGCTGCGCGGTGTCCGGATGAGCGCGGCGGCCGGCGAGGTGGTCGGGCTGCTCGGCCTCAACGGCGCCGGGAAGACGACCCTGGCCAAGGTCATCGCCACGCTGCTGCTGCCCACCACCGGAACCGTGCGCGTGGACGGGCTCGACGTCGTCGCGCAGCCACGCCGGGCCCGGGCGGCCCTGTCGGTCGTGCTCGGCGGCGACCGGGGGCTGTACCAGCGGCTCGACGCCCGCGAGAACATCCGGTTCTTCGCCACGCTCAGCGGGGTGTCCCGGCGTGATCTGGCCGCCCGGTGCGAGGAGGCGCTGGAGGCGGTCCACCTCGGGCACGTCGCGAACCGCGCCGTGCAGACCTACTCGCGCGGGATGCGCCAGCGGCTGCACCTGGCGATCGGGCTGGTCGCCCGGCCGCGGCTGCTGCTGCTCGACGAGCCGACCGTCGGCCTGGACCCCATCGAGGCGCAGAGCATCCGCGACACGGTCGCGGCCATGCGCCGTGACGGCACGTGCATCGTGCTGACCAGCCATTACCTCGCCGACATCGAACAGCTCGCCGACCGCGTGGTCATCCTGGACGAGGGGCGGACGCTGCTCGACCTGCCGCTGCCGGAGCTGATCGCCCGCGCCCGCGCGGTCGCCAGGGTCACCATCAGCGGCACCGACCAGGACCGCCGCTGGACCACCGAACTGCACCTGCCGGAGTGGACGCCGGCGGCGTTGCACGGGCTGGCCGACCAGTGGCCGGCCGGGCGGATCACCGACGTCCAGGTCAGTCACGCGCGGCTGGAGGACGTGTTCCGGGAGTTGACCGCGGCGCGCGCCGAACGGGTCGCCCGATGAGCTCGCCGGCGGTCCGGGCGCTGGGCGCGTCCGCCCGGGTCCAGTTCCGCAACACCCCCGCCGTGCACGTGGTGGTGTCCGGTGTGCTGCAACCGCTCGCGTTCGCCGTGGTGGCCCTGCTGGCGGATCGGGGGACATCGGCGGACCCGGCCACGCTGGTGCTCGGCGCCGGGTTGCTCGGGCTGTGGTCGTCGGTGCTCTGGCAGGCGAGTTTCGCGCTGCGCACCGAGGTCTGGCAGGGCACGCTGGCCGGCATCCTGAGCCGGCCCGCCGGCTTCGCCGGGGTACTGCTGGGCAAGAGCGCCGTGGGGGCGGTGTGCGGCGCGGTGCCGGTCACGCTGACGTGCGCGCTGCTGCTGGTCGTGCTGCGCGTGCCACTGCCCGTCGCGCATCCGGTGGAGTTCGTGGTGGCCGCCGTCTCGGCCGTGGTGGCCGCCGTGCCGTTGAGCGTGCTGCTGGCCTCCTCGTTCCTGCTGACCCGCTCGGCGGCCCGGCTGAGCGAGAACCTGGCGTACCCGGTGTTCATCCTCAGCGGGATGTTCGTGCCGCTCGGGGTTCTGCCCGGCTGGCTGCGGCCGGTGGCCTCGGTGTTCCCCTACCGGTGGAGCGCGGACCTCTTCACCGCGACCCGGCTGGGCGGGCGCACCGGGCCGGACTGGCTGTGGTTCGCGGTGACCGCGGCGGGGTGGTCGGCACTGGCCGCGGCCGCGGTGGCCGCGGTGCTGCACCGGGCGCGAAGGGCGGGCACTCTTGAGCTGGGCTGACTCGCCGGGCCGGGCGCGGGCGCTGGCTCGCGTCGCTTGGCGCGACTACCTCCGGCAGTACCCGCCGAGTGTCATCCTGCTGGCGCTGGCGCCGCGAGTGCTGACACAGGTCGCTTTCTGGACGTTGCTGGCGCGCGCCGCCGGCGGTCCGGACAGCGCGCGTTACGCGATGGCCGGCGCGATCGGGCAGGTCGTGGTGTCCACCATGGTGGGACGCGCGTCCGACGTGGTGCTGGAGGACGCCGTACAGGGGTTGTCCATACCGTTGCGGCTGGGCCGCACGGGCCCGGTGACCGTGGTGTTCGCCCGGTGGCTGGTGTACACCCCCGAGGCGATGCTGGCCGGGCTGCTGGCCGTGGTGGTCGCGCCGCCGCTGCTGGGTGAGCCGGAACTGCTGGGGCCGTTGCTGGGACGGTTGCCCGAACTGCTCGCGCTCGCGCTCGCCTCGGCGTGCTTCGGCGTGTTCGTCGCCTCGGCCGCGGCCTTTTCCGGGCGCGCCCAGACCGGCGTGCTCGCGGCGAACGCGGCCACGTACCTGACGCTGGTCGTGTGCGGCGTGGTGGCTCCGCTGCCCGATCTGCCGGTGCTGCGCGAGATCGCCGCGGTGCTGCCGATGACGCATGGGATCGGCGCGCTTCGCTCGGCAGCGCCGGGCCCGGAGCTCCGCGCGGAGGCGGTGACCGCGCTGGCCTGGCTGGCGCTCGCCGTCGTGGCGATCCGGGCCCGCTCCCGGCGGGCGGCGGGAACGGGCGGCGACGATGACCAGTTCTAGCGCTTCACCCGCGCCGCACGGTGAATCCGGCCACCCGGGCCCGGTCCGGTTCGAGTTCGACGCTGACTTCGCCCGCACCGCCGGCCACGGCCGTGCCGATCTCGGGGCAGCAGCCGAGGACCGCGGCGTGCAACCGGTCCCGCAGCTGCCCGGCCGCGGCGGGGAAGAGGTTCGGGTCGAACGCCGGGACCGCCCGGACGGCGATCCGGACCGGGCCGTCCGCGGTCCATTCGGTGCTCACCAGCGGGGCTCCGCCGTGCAGCGGCGAGGCGATCCGCTGGTGCAGCGGCGGCCGGGCGATCTCGGTGAACCGCTCGAGCGCGTCCCGCAACGCCCTGGGCCGCAGCACCACCCGGGTGCGGCCGCCTTCCCGGGCCACGGGGGTCTCGGCGCGGCGGCCGACGAACGACACGGTGACCTCGTCCGGTTCGCAGCCACCCGCCACCCGCTCGACCAGGTCGCCGTTGTCGTACCTGATCAGCGGTTGCACCTGGGAGAAGGGGTACAGCTCGGTCAGCACCATCCGGCCGATGCCCCCGGCCACCGGCGAGTCGCCGTCCAGCGCCACGACCTGGGGCACCACGACCGGGTCGAAGTGCATCGCGTCGCACGCCGGGCAGACCGTCGCGCCGCCGACGACCTCGGACATGCTGTAGCGCTCCACGATGTCGGTCCCGGGCCCGAACACCGACCGCAGGTAGTCGCGGATGAGCGGGGACAGGTAGTCGCTGACGACCACGACCCGGGTGATGAAGCCGTCCCGGATCAGGCCGCGGCGGGCCAGGCCGGCGCCGAGCAGCATGAGGTCGCCCGGGTTGCCGGTGAGGTCGACGACCGCCCCGTCCAGGCCCGGGAACAGCGGGTCCGCGGCGAGCAGGTCGAGCGCGCGTTCCAGGTCGTTCCCGTCGACCAGCGCGAGGCTGAGCGTCCGGTCCGCGCCGGCGGTGCCCAGCAGGCTGGCGTGCGTCCGGGTGGTCAGCAGGGAGGCGTGCACGGTCGGCGCCGCGGCGCCGGCGCCGCGTTCGGCCGCGGCCTTGCGGATCGCCGTGCCGAAGTCGGCGTAGGCGCGCAGCTCCTCCGGCCCTCGGTAGCGCACGAACGGGCGCCCGGTGGAACCACTGCTGCGGATGACCATCGTCGCTTTCCGGCCGGGATGCAGCACCGCGCCCGCCCCGCCGCCGGGACTCTCCTTCGTGATCACCGGAATGCGGTCCAGGGTCGTGACGTCCCACTCGTGCGAGTCGGCCGGGACGTCCGCCGACGACCACAGCGACGCGTAGAACGGGATTTCCCTGGCCTGCTCGATCGTGGGGGACAGCAGGCTTTCCCTGAGTGCGGTCTTGCTCCTGGCCATCGGCAGCTCCCGGGAGTGGTCTCCATGAGACGGTGAACGGATTCGTCCTCACATTAGCCGGGGAATAACGGCAAGCGCCAGGAAACATAACGAGATCCTGCACCCGGAGTGATTTTGAGGATTGCTCTTTTGGCGTACCCATAAAATGGAGGAAATCGCTGTGCACCCTTTGTTCTCAGACCCCGGATCGCGCGACGTGGCGCAGCTTCTCGGCGAAATGGCCGAGCGGAAGGTCGAATACGACCCGGGCCTTTCGGCTGTGTTCGTGTACGGCTACGACGAGGTTCGCGCGCTGCTGACGAGTCCCTCGCTGCAGAACGCGCGGCTGCGTGATCCGCTGGCGGGCGCCACGGAGGAACAGCGCGCCCTGCACGGTCCGGTCCGGGCCTTCTTCGGCCGGTGGCCGGTGTTCTCCGACGGCGATTACCACACGCGGCTGCGCCGGCTGCTGATGCCACCGCTGAGGGCGGCCGCGGTCGAGGACGTACTGGCGGAGCTTCGTGTCCGCTGCGGTGAACTGCTGCGTGAGCTGGCCACCAGGCCCGGCGTCGACTTCGTCACGGACTTCGCCATCCCGTACGTGCATCACGCCCTCGAACTGCTGCTGGGCGTCACGACGGCTGAGCTGGCCGCGCTGGTCGAACCCGCGGACCGGCTGATGGACTACCTGGCCACGCCGAAGGTCAGCGAGAACGCGGAGGTCGGCCACGCGGCGCGCCGCTCACTGACCACGTTCACCGAG
This genomic interval carries:
- a CDS encoding cytochrome P450 gives rise to the protein MAAPVIREPDFPFTRTDPLSPPPEVAALRAAAPVTAVRLAGGQRAWLVTRHADVRAVLGDPRFSSDISRPGFPAVQAAAPAAVPPAAFMALDPPRHTRYRSALINEFGTRRIAALRPAIRTLVDERIARMRAAGGPADLVEHLALPVPSLVICALLGVPFDHVDYFQQRSRVVLSRSATTGEVSRANRELAELIAGVIEAKRGEPGDDVLSRLIRHEAAFTVEEMTTMAVVLLTAGHETTASMISFGVLNLVREPGVWAAMARHPERAGPVVEELLRLLTVIQFGVPRMATADLVLGGVRIRAGDGVIALLAGGNLDPDAYPDPGRLDPQRSGPRHLAFGHGIHLCLGHSLARAELAIVFEAAFRAFPGLRMADPGQRVEFDENAFVYGPEKLIVDW
- a CDS encoding ABC transporter permease — encoded protein: MSWADSPGRARALARVAWRDYLRQYPPSVILLALAPRVLTQVAFWTLLARAAGGPDSARYAMAGAIGQVVVSTMVGRASDVVLEDAVQGLSIPLRLGRTGPVTVVFARWLVYTPEAMLAGLLAVVVAPPLLGEPELLGPLLGRLPELLALALASACFGVFVASAAAFSGRAQTGVLAANAATYLTLVVCGVVAPLPDLPVLREIAAVLPMTHGIGALRSAAPGPELRAEAVTALAWLALAVVAIRARSRRAAGTGGDDDQF
- a CDS encoding ABC transporter ATP-binding protein — encoded protein: MLEVDDVTRTFRGSRGRTVHALRGVRMSAAAGEVVGLLGLNGAGKTTLAKVIATLLLPTTGTVRVDGLDVVAQPRRARAALSVVLGGDRGLYQRLDARENIRFFATLSGVSRRDLAARCEEALEAVHLGHVANRAVQTYSRGMRQRLHLAIGLVARPRLLLLDEPTVGLDPIEAQSIRDTVAAMRRDGTCIVLTSHYLADIEQLADRVVILDEGRTLLDLPLPELIARARAVARVTISGTDQDRRWTTELHLPEWTPAALHGLADQWPAGRITDVQVSHARLEDVFRELTAARAERVAR
- a CDS encoding ABC transporter permease, encoding MSSPAVRALGASARVQFRNTPAVHVVVSGVLQPLAFAVVALLADRGTSADPATLVLGAGLLGLWSSVLWQASFALRTEVWQGTLAGILSRPAGFAGVLLGKSAVGAVCGAVPVTLTCALLLVVLRVPLPVAHPVEFVVAAVSAVVAAVPLSVLLASSFLLTRSAARLSENLAYPVFILSGMFVPLGVLPGWLRPVASVFPYRWSADLFTATRLGGRTGPDWLWFAVTAAGWSALAAAAVAAVLHRARRAGTLELG